TATAAATTCGATCAGCcacaaaaatagaaataataacaatcataGCAGATAATTAACCTGGTGCAGCTAGTATAGTTAAAAGTAACAAACACCAGCACATACATGACTATTACACACAACCAAATCCAAGAAGACacctattaaaatattaaactaagATACCTTTGATCTTTCCAGCTCGAGCAAGCTTGTAGAGTCCCTTCGGGTCCCTTGCTTCACACACCTCTAGAGGCACGTCTATGAAAACCTGCAACATGTGTAAGTTGGGGATTGCAAACTTTGCAGAGGAAGGAAATAACAATCTCCTGTCTTGTTTATAATCACAGTGTTCACCATTTTTAGCACTTAGCAAATGTTAAACAACTAGCATATAGGTTGGCTCCCCACAATACCTCGATAAAATTTCCCTCTGGCAATAAAGCTCGACAAGCATCCCTGTCCTTTCGGTAGGGTGATATTAAACTAGCGATACAAATAAGACCTGCATCTGCCAAGAGTTTCGCAACCTCACCTGAAATTTATTTGTCATTTTGTTTTGaatgttaataaataatatagttATAGCAAAGTTCAAGATGGAGAGAAGAACTTTTGTGCGTatgtatatatgtttttatGCAGTAACTAACCAATCCTTCGTATGTTCTCTGAACGATCTTCTGCTCTAAAACTAAGATCACGGTTTAGACCATGTCTAATATTGTCCCCATCAAGGATATAAGTCAACTTTCCTCTGGAGTGCAAGCTTCTACTCAAAAAACATGCCAGAGTGCTTTTTCCTGAAATCAATGTCTCTTAAGAATCAAATTAAGCAGAGAGAGTGTGAGGTCTAGAATAGAAGAGTGAAAGGGAAGGGAATATCCTTATATTCCAAAGAAACTAAAAACAATTGCTTTCATTTTCTTGGTTCCACTATCAGTGGACATTCTACAGCGGAGACAATAATAATTGGAAAGTAACGTGAAACTGCTTCATAAAAGACCTTACTGTTATTTAAAGCTTTCATAGAAGAATACATAATTTGAATTGACTGGCTTCCCTTCATTATTTCACTCTTATGAGTCAAAGTGGTCGACAGTGCTTGAATAGAAGTTGAGATTGTACCATAGAAAAGAAAAGTGACAGAGAGACAATGCAGCATTTTAACGGATTAGCTATACAACAATATTAGACGTTAAGAAAAAGAGGTACGTCGAAATAAATGTTCAATGTTTCTGCCTGTGCATATCTATCGAAACAATGAACGtcgtataaaaaataaaatcaaacacgAGCAATCAGAACACCCTCAGAATCTAGGATGCATTTAAGAATGATAAAAGGAGGACATGACTCGGTTACTCACACAATTGTGCGCTTATTTCAGCTTAACAACAATAAACAAAAGCGAGGATTCGGAAACGATCACtgtatatatttaaaagttGACTGAATTTCACAAACCTGAACCACTGAGACCCGTTAACCAAATGACGCAGCCCTTTTGCTTAAGAAGATGCTCTCTATCATGTTTCTGGATAGGACATTCGTGCCACAAAATGTTCATCGAATTCCCAATATTTGACATCTCGCTGAGATTTTTACCTAGATAGATAATAACCAGgttaaatatttcattttttttttaattataacatatattGCTTTGCTTAGAACAACCAGTAGATATTAAAAAGTTcagtttttttcttataaaaatgtTGTCAAAACCTCGTAAACAGCGTATATAAAAGCTCAAACAGGTATTTGATGAAGTCCATAGATTTCCAGTTTCAAAAATTAGCAGTGAACAGAAACACTCCCTTTTTTGTCAACGAAATTATGTTTATTTGAAATCACCTTCGTAACCTTAATTTTACCCTGATCTATGCACATGTTTCACCAAGGATCAGACCTCCCTGACAAATCCATCACTCTAATGTTTTTTGTTCTCCATCTTCCAAGAACTACTCAATCTCTTCAATGTTTTACAGCTAAAAAATATTGGTGAACGTGTGTCCAGATTTTAACTTGACCATTTAGCCCAAAAGAAACTTAGACACAAAATATTCTCTAACATTATAAACCAGATCATCTTCTAACCAAAAATTATCACACCTGAACATTTAATTCGTGCCATATTATCCCGAATAACTTTATGTGGCAGAGCAGG
The sequence above is a segment of the Phaseolus vulgaris cultivar G19833 chromosome 2, P. vulgaris v2.0, whole genome shotgun sequence genome. Coding sequences within it:
- the LOC137810035 gene encoding adenylyl-sulfate kinase 3-like, producing the protein MSAVQALYPPCCCGMWLQIVECGHSATEKLGFTNFCGIDAIGISRNRKRLLKPIMAKENDGAFWIEDGHQVKKPNGLTPLANHSAALFGKNLSEMSNIGNSMNILWHECPIQKHDREHLLKQKGCVIWLTGLSGSGKSTLACFLSRSLHSRGKLTYILDGDNIRHGLNRDLSFRAEDRSENIRRIGEVAKLLADAGLICIASLISPYRKDRDACRALLPEGNFIEVFIDVPLEVCEARDPKGLYKLARAGKIKGFTGIDDPYEPPYSCEIVLQQKGSECTSLGDMTEIVISYLDKKGYLRV